TAAgtgaaacattatttataacattttatttgtaatgaaataatcTGTTGCGACTGAGATGTGGTAGTTTTTAACATTACGAAGACGAAGAATTATCTCCATTACTGTCTAGGTATCCTCCTGAACCGTTTACGACAAATGATGTTCCCAAACCATATAAATGGCCACAATATTTTGCATCATCAATATTATCTTCAAAAAACATCTAAAAcaacatatataattataaaaataaaacaatatacgGTTTGTTGGTTAATAtagttttattcgaaatatttttttacctCTCGCATTTTAAAGAAAACCATTCCCGTAAGTAACGAATCAGAACCAGCCTGATGTTGAGGACCAACTCTTTGAATTTCCAATTGCTCTGCTACCTCTTGTAGGCctcctttcaaatttttgcaagatttcattaaatacTGTGAACAAAATGTCACATATTAGAGGTAGAAATAGTTTCTATTATAACAGATGTCTATACAAAACATACTTTTACATCATATATTGTTGGAAAATATATCCTAAGAAGTTCAAAGAATTCACTTTCTTCTTGGGGTAAATTTTGATCTGTAAGAAGTTTCAATAGATAGCCAAAATCGTAACCAGAATGAAAGGATAGCCATTTTATGTCGTCAACAAGAACAATTCCCGATGTCATTAATAATTCGGCAAAATCTAACGGATCAATACCctcttcttcgtgttttttgAACTGTATACCACTGTTTTGCAGCATATCTATACTATCTTGCGCATACATATCCTctctaaaaaattgttcaacaTTAGTACTGCTATATTTTATGCCTTTATATTGTTctatattgaattatgtataacTTACtgtaaattgaatttgaaattaaattgccATGTCGTATAACTACCACCAGGTGTATTTCCCGATTCGTCGAGAAATGTAAGACCAAGTTGGATTATCCGCAAGAGATCtacattacatcgtaataaCTGATATTGATAATCGGCGCTAGTCCTGAATTCgcctataataaaatatcatattttactttacaaataattattgtacaactaaattataattttgttatattataccaATGGGTCTAGCAACTACTCCTGGAAATTCAGTGTCCATTGCAATATATTGATACTGCTGCACGACTTGCCGAATTGTTCGAAATTCTTCTTCGAGATTATGTCCCCAAACATCTCGGATCCCACATTCTTCATTACTGGGCATAGTCGCCCCACCCTTCTGTTGCCCTATGGGGTTATTTCCTCCTGTGAAAATGTGTAAAGatataagtattattttatatgaaacaaaaagaaaagaactgACAATAACCATTATCAGTATTTCGTTGGTCcaatactaataataaaccGATACATTATATGTGTAAGTTTACATgtagtgtttttttttcactaTTTGAATAGTTAGCGTTAggtaaattatactttatagtgtaattaattgtatcaTTACAGATAGCAGGAAAAAACATTTTTGGTTGGTACTGTTTGAATATCCATATCCACTCTTTTCAACTGCCTTGAGTAAGCATTAGTtcttgaataatataaaaataatttgatagtATTACATATAGGTACAGACCAACCATAAATGAAGattttaaactatataatatatagtcatattttaatataaaaattgaattctatAGTTATATTCTAATCAATGGTCATATACCTTATGTTATATTGACATATAAACTTGTTAcataaagattatttaaatatgtttctgtaccaaattatatgaaattataacagATACTATGCAGTAGTTtgtagtatttttttataaattaaaaattttattatttattttacagagCCTATATAATGGCTCTATAACTGCACCTTCTAGGATTTGTGCATTCTTCTGAAATTCTCTGAAAGCGCACACCTTTTCTTGCAGCAACAGCGACTGAATATTTCTTGGGAACTTCATTGCATGTTTTAATCTATTCTACTACTTTTAAAGAGGACTTCTATTATGTAGTTCTTCTGGAAGTATGTTTCACGTAATATCATCCACACAAATCCAaagtactttatttattttgcttcACAGTTCCTGCAATATGTATGTGCCACATTGATTATATAAAGGTCAGATATTGATGTTACACCTTTGGTATTCATTATACGAtcaattatcatttaatttcaagaaatatatgtCAAGTCCAACACTTCTCAAGGCttactttgataaattttattataataaagctGAGgagttaatataaaaattatttgcagaaCAGTACCTTTGTAaaagagataaataattatatatttacaagcTGTTTAATACATACCGGTAGCTGAGGGCATAAGGTTAAATATTCTTGTCGTCACCGGggttatttttatgtttaattccCACTGTCACAGCTTTACTTTCTTCATATCACTGTAAATATACACATAAGTATTATGACTTGTTGAATCAGTTTCACTACATGATATGCAAATTGAATATCAGAGATgttgtttatgtatattacaaacatggaaaattaaagaacaataaataaatttgaattctgtggtgaataaataacatttctgTTTACAGGTTAGAAATCCGCGCAAACAAGTATTATTGTCTTATAATGATTGTATGCTAGAAAGAAATTcggaaatgtaatattaatgcaaaacatgatgataaaatgatattaaacaataagaaattttcttagCATACGTtactttctaaataaatctataGCTGAAAACATAGGTTATGTATTTCAGATAAACAAAAGCGATTTGTTCACGCGAATATGAaggaaataaatgttacaatgTACCTCTCGGTATGGTTGTTTTTCCACACGATGTTTTCTTACGTACTAAGCGAAATAAAGCTTTATAAAACACTTATCGCGCTTTTAAATCTTCTGTCACACTACAAACAGGTTAAACGAGTGTCCAAACTTAAAGCAATTCCctctatacatatacatactaACACTGTCTGAAGTTAGGGCGCCAAAATCGCTACAGCGGGCATTTTTGTTCCTACCGTTGTTAACATGCTAACCTAACAATAAAACCATAGATGAGATATAGGTAATTGCTaggatttatattttactatttaaagcagtatgtatagaaattattttcatttgaactAGCAAAACTGATTAAgtcaatagaaataaaaatttgctacATTACTATATAAACATCACATGTATTATGTACCACAAACAAACTATAAAATAGATGTGATACTCAATGCATTTTTAATACCACACCATTGACTAAATACAATATAGTTACGATATTTAACATACATTTTTTGTGTTCCATGTTTTGGTGATCATCTAACCTCCTTATCATCGTCGTGTTACATGCGACGTTATCGATCCAGTGTAATAGTGACATTAACTAAAGGCAGAATAGACGTAAATGGGTCTTTGTGTCTCAGGTTCTGAAATACCGACctagaaaaaaatttcagtGTTTCTTACGCCCTCTACAATTTGTTACAGCGAATATAGGAAATATTACAGACGACttgtttgttattatattcaactcgtttcatttcatttacttattttctacAACGTTCAGGTTTTATCTCTTTGCGCGAGCAGCACACTTAATTACCCACTATGGGTTAACAATAAACATTGTTTATGtgtgttattatttattaattatttatggagGTAAAGGATTAAAGAAAACATTAATCTTctaaacttgaaaattttatgagaCAGTTTCCGATATGCTGTTAtggattttaaaaaatagataaatataatgtttaatctaCGATTTTACTTACAAAACGTCGCGCAGGATGGTTTATGCCTTCAAATGTCATAATCTTCTTCTCTACGACTTGTACGAGATAAACTATTACCTATGCATCGTTCGATTTAAGGATCCCTGTGTACCCCGTTGCTTAGACTGATCTACTTTCGCTTGTGTAAGGAGGTTTGCTCGTACACAAGGATATTTCggctaatttttaattgacaaTAACTAAACAGCCAAGCCAGAAgcgcaattttttaatttttgattttcatcttattttagcTTAAAGAATTATCccttaaatttatatacaccTGTAGCCAAACATCCTGCATATACGAAAGGTAAGTGTGAGAATGTgaagatttattttgtatGAACCATCACGTTAAATTTCGGTAAAGATTAAAAGTTTGCGGTACCCCAGTACCCGTACTGGCATCTGTTATTGTGATTTATAGTAAATAAACTGGATCAAATGCAAAAGTATCGTTAGGTATAATCAATAACTGCCATATTATGTCAGATAAGGATAATCTTTCTTAAACAACGCaagtttaacaaaataaacagTAAATAATGATCAATTGATAGATAATGATGATCAGTGTATTATTTTTGAACAAATGAgcggtaaataaaattgaccACAAGATGTTTATTGATATGAAGTTACTAAATACTCATAATTTTctcttcataatttttttgcaaaatcactatatgcatataatacaGAGTTAGTCGTCGAATTGGAAATGAACGATGTATACACAATAATTCAATGTTACTTAATACATAATCCTACTGGTTCACCCTCATTAGTCCTTACATGTTTCCCATACCATGTGACAGCGCATTTCActaattttattggaaaatgcTGTATCCCGCTGCGCTGAGACGTAATGCCATTGGTATCAACATTAAttgtatttgatatatatcaattatacataacattatacatacaCGATGTTCGAATGTGTAAGAATGTCTATAGTTTGCTCAGCGAGTCGAGATAACAGCTATAAGCATCTGTACGTGGTAATATTTAAACGAGACAGGTGCATAGTTCTTATAGTACTTTCTCTGCGAACAGACTAAGAATTTTAGGGTCTGACAATTCCATCCCTGATATAAACAAACAGGCTTTAATAGAACTGATATCAGAGCTAGTGTCTTCAACTTTTACATAGAACTATGTATTTTCAATGTAACATGTGATTAGTGTGTATAATCGAATAGGTAGAAGACGTCGTAGTTTAGAGAGTAATCCATTGTACCAAATTGCGTTGTACCAAAGAATGTCGAACaatattccttttcttctGATCAGAGAATTTGTTGAATCGTACGATGATTTTCCTCAATGGTATCGTATTCTTTTTTGAAGGCCGAATTGATGGTTTGG
This DNA window, taken from Bombus pyrosoma isolate SC7728 linkage group LG6, ASM1482585v1, whole genome shotgun sequence, encodes the following:
- the LOC122568254 gene encoding CCR4-NOT transcription complex subunit 7, with the protein product MPSATGGNNPIGQQKGGATMPSNEECGIRDVWGHNLEEEFRTIRQVVQQYQYIAMDTEFPGVVARPIGEFRTSADYQYQLLRCNVDLLRIIQLGLTFLDESGNTPGGSYTTWQFNFKFNLQEDMYAQDSIDMLQNSGIQFKKHEEEGIDPLDFAELLMTSGIVLVDDIKWLSFHSGYDFGYLLKLLTDQNLPQEESEFFELLRIYFPTIYDVKYLMKSCKNLKGGLQEVAEQLEIQRVGPQHQAGSDSLLTGMVFFKMREMFFEDNIDDAKYCGHLYGLGTSFVVNGSGGYLDSNGDNSSSS